The following coding sequences are from one Salvia hispanica cultivar TCC Black 2014 chromosome 3, UniMelb_Shisp_WGS_1.0, whole genome shotgun sequence window:
- the LOC125209626 gene encoding uncharacterized protein LOC125209626, translating to MESSMRRPKFHKAYGRTKANAPCKRHPKHIQSPGVCSRCLNEKLFRLANGRAKRPAIYSASSLSSSSSSYISSLSSSDESSYSSPVLSYAPSRILKKETLKKSRSTSQGWREEEDRSVGILKRGFWSSPREGDDGRGPLLENLEGCR from the coding sequence ATGGAATCTTCTATGAGAAGACCTAAGTTCCACAAAGCCTACGGCAGGACCAAAGCCAATGCGCCTTGCAAGAGACACCCCAAACACATACAATCTCCAGGGGTTTGCTCGCGCTGCCTCAACGAAAAGCTCTTCCGATTAGCCAATGGCCGCGCCAAGAGACCTGCGATTTACTCGGCCTCCTCCTTGTcttcctcctcgtcctcgtaTATTTCATCCCTGTCGTCTTCGGATGAGTCTTCGTATTCCTCTCCTGTGTTGAGCTACGCCCCCTCGAGGATTTTGAAGAAGGAAACGCTAAAGAAGAGCCGATCAACGTCGCAGGGATGGAGAGAAGAGGAGGATCGAAGCGTTGGGATTTTGAAACGGGGGTTTTGGTCAAGTCCAAGAGAAGGAGATGACGGCCGTGGTCCATTGCTTGAGAACTTGGAGGGTTGTCGGTAA